In Juglans regia cultivar Chandler chromosome 5, Walnut 2.0, whole genome shotgun sequence, the following are encoded in one genomic region:
- the LOC118348437 gene encoding uncharacterized protein LOC118348437: MEGQALVWFQDLEESGVLKEWEDFTKALLVRFGPSSYDDPMEALIRLKQTGSIEEYKSNLESLSNRLRGLSEGVWAISFPFQQMSVDHVDFPSCVREVWNQTEAGSGLLKLAAKLKKLKVVLKGWNKKVFGWTTGHIKELEGRIERLESHLQLNYDEEVELDLLASKMELDTWICREEVRLAQCAKVRWSSHGDQNSRYFHVILNKWRQSKIMEMRLSNGLLLKSPHELHDGAVHYFREFLGQSTSVVLPDLGDYVSNVISEDENLRLGSVPTEEEVKQAVFSIPIESSPGPDGFGLGFYLACWDIVKSEMVEAVTDFFRGVPLPRFYTASFVVLIPKIA; this comes from the exons ATGGAGGGCCAAGCTCTAGTTTGGTTCCAAGATCTTGAAGAGTCAGGAGTTCTAAAGGAGTGGGAGGATTTTACCAAGGCCTTGTTGGTACGGTTTGGGCCATCTTCGTATGATGACCCCATGGAGGCCTTAATTAGGCTAAAGCAAACTGGATCTATCGAAGAATACAAATCAAACTTGGAGTCACTGTCTAATAGGCTTAGAGGGTTGTCGGAGGG AGTATGGGCCATCTCCTTTCCATTTCAGCAGATGTCGGTGGATCATGTGGATTTTCCTAGTTGCGTCCGAGAGGTTTGGAATCAAACTGAGGCTGGTAGTGGTCTCCTAAAACTTGCGGCTAAATTGAAAAAACTGAAAGTAGTTCTGAAAGGGTGGaataaaaaagtttttggaTGGACGACTGGGCATATTAAGGAGTTGGAGGGTCGGATAGAGCGATTGGAGAGTCACTTGCAGCTGAACTATGATGAAGAGGTGGAACTTGATCTGCTGGCTtcaaaaatggagttggatacCTGGATTTGTCGTGAAGAAGTGCGGTTAGCTCAGTGTGCTAAAGTCAGGTGGTCGAGTCATGGAGATCAAAACTCGCGTTACTTTCATGTTATCCTTAATAAATGGAGGCAATCGAAGATCATGGAGATGAGACTTTCCAATGGCTTATTGTTAAAGTCCCCTCATGAACTTCATGATGGGGCTGTGCATTATTTTCGGGAGTTCTTGGGGCAGTCTACTAGTGTAGTGCTTCCGGATTTGGGTGATTACGTGTCTAATGTGATTTCGGAAGATGAGAATTTGAGATTAGGTTCGGTGCCCACAGAAGAGGAGGTGAAACAAGCAGTTTTCAGTATTCCCATAGAGAGTAGTCCGGGGCCGGATGGCTTTGGGTTGGGTTTTTACCTtgcttgttgggatattgtcaAGTCGGAAATGGTGGAGGCGGTAACGGATTTTTTTAGAGGGGTTCCTCTTCCCAGATTTTATACTGCTTCTTTTGTAGTTCTTATTCCTAAAATAGCTTAG